One segment of Toxoplasma gondii ME49 chromosome VI, whole genome shotgun sequence DNA contains the following:
- a CDS encoding hypothetical protein (encoded by transcript TGME49_244250): MGSAASATTPCRGCTSRCPPSGSLHSEQKTVHLSRSFSLLFSLTFVFLASVLDGRWRILGHALALRAAVREDSALQAPTATAMTPLTNGQVVEMTAPTFHSVRTWCSMYQSQWQVFNQMCLNKEMSDTFKQAAAVGESALFDFREYSGLQVQSDVGVVPGTNAPVRIVNDPNSPTHAAKYIYGVICTGELNYACKKVLEANVSTETTDTIAVPTSEEVDRILEHFDRETPLEAAARAQVAEQMLEAATLNKRFSSETQENDEAAVPATSPQEKTAPTDASPDTESKPSESEQATENAVGEQKPAENADSAGADVKPASDENVLSENQDASGAPEPASAAPGDDKEAPGDAAEAANALVADDQDKQDTEISESPSQTDTPDAAAGSDTESPTPNPDTTTREAAITETPDATGATTETPEATGDSTEATDATGATTETPDATGATTETPEATGATTETPDAIGATTETPDATGATTETPDATGDSTEPTDATGVSKTSGTDTGSASAEATPAETPTESGASKTASGGDAENSAPEGAAGETSAEADGDATSTGDEAEKAASEDAPDSPATSENAEDADTSDATETPGDGEDQGASSSDDSQADDTENKEDGGAADASS; the protein is encoded by the exons ATGGGATCTGCGGCTAGCGCTACCACGCCTTGCCGCGGCTGCACCAGCCGCTGCCCACCGAGTGGCTCTCTTCACTCGGAGCAGAAAACCGTACACTTGTCTAGGAGTTtcagtctcctcttttcactCACATTTGTCTTCCTTGCTTCTGTTCTCGATGGCCGCTGGCGGATCCTTGGGCACGCGCTGGCCCTGCGGGCAGCAGTGCGGGAGGACAGCGCGCTCCAAGCCCCGACTGCCACG GCGATGACCCCACTAACCAACGGACAGGTTGTGGAGATGACGGCCCCCACCTTCCACAGCGTGCGCACTTGGTGCTCCATGTATCAGTCCCAGTGGCAGGTTTTCAACCAAATGTGCCTGAACAAGGAGATGAGCGATACATTCAAACAAGCTGCTGCAGTCGGAGAAAGCGCCCTATTCGACTTCCGGGAATACTCTGGAT TACAAGTGCAGAGCGATGTCGGCGTCGTGCCGGGCACGAATGCTCCCGTTCGGATTGTGAACGACCCCAACTctccaacgcatgcagcgaagtACATCTATGGCGTCATTTGCACTGGCGAACTGAATTACGCCTGCAA GAAAGTCCTGGAAGCCAACGTGAGCACGGAGACGACAGACACGATTGCTGTGCCTACATCAGAAGAAGTGGACCGAATTCTGGAACATTTCGACAGGGAGACGCCTCTAGAGGCCGCTGCGCGTGCACAGGTGGCGGAGCAAATGCTCGAGGCTGCGACTCTCAACAAACGCTTTTCCTCAGAGACCCAAGAGAACGATGAAGCAGCTGTGCCAGCCACCTCGCCACAGGAAAAGACAGCTCCAACAGATGCCTCACCCGACACAGAGTCAAAGCCATCTGAAAGTGAGCAGGCAACGGAGAATGCAGTCGGCGAACAAAAGCCCGCAGAGAATGCAGACAGCGCAGGAGCCGACGTGAAACCTGCGAGTGACGAAAACGTTCTCAGTGAAAACCAAGATGCCTCGGGCGCTCCTGAGCCAGCAAGCGCCGCTCCTGGCGACGACAAAGAAGCGCCTGGAGAtgctgcagaagctgcaAATGCTTTAGTGGCCGATGACCAAGACAAACAAGACACTGAGATCTCCGAATCCCCTTCCCAGACTGACACCCCAGACGCTGCAGCTGGCAGTGACACCGAGAGCCCCACGCCCAACCCTGACACAACAACTCGTGAGGCGGCCATTACAGAGACACCAGATGCAACTGGTGCTACTACGGAGACACCAGAGGCAACTGGTGACAGTACTGAGGCGACAGATGCAACTGGTGCTACTACAGAGACACCAGATGCAACTGGTGCTACTACGGAGACACCAGAGGCAACTGGTGCTACTACGGAGACACCAGATGCAATTGGTGCTACTACAGAGACACCAGATGCAACTGGTGCTACTACAGAGACACCAGATGCAACTGGTGACAGTACTGAGCCGACAGATGCAACTGGTGTGAGCAAGACTTCAGGTACGGACACCGGATCGGCGTCTGCGGAGGCTACCCCTGCTGAGACACCAACTGAAAGTGGTGCCAGTAAGACCGCATCTGGtggcgacgcagaaaactCAGCTCCTGAGGGTGCTGCTGGAGAGACGTCAGCTGAAGCTGATGGAGATGCGACCTCAACAGGTGACGAGGCGGAAAAGGCAGCTTCTGAGGATGCTCCAGACAGTCCAGCAACGTCGGAGAATGCAGAGGACGCTGACACCTCTGATGCTACAGAGACGCCTGGAGACGGTGAAGATCAGGGAGCGTCTTCGTCTGATGACAGCCAAGCAGATGACacagagaacaaagaagatgGGGGGGCTGCAGACGCCTCTTCTTGA
- a CDS encoding hypothetical protein (encoded by transcript TGME49_244260~Signal peptide predicted by SignalP 2.0 HMM (probability 0.997) with cleavage site probability 0.393 at residue 23~Predicted trans-membrane domain (TMHMM2.0):4-24), whose translation MMANVLVLFAVICATGFCLFAQGIPARLRGGETRRLLEEVPRVSDDMFQKLNALGKVRGQFQSFYDPYLASKESTASRDLPADKELLRKEAANLNEHMKQLHVNLEKDAQKVREFLEKLKRCRDDGSAEAAGRQHEVQLAIWKVTEIVHQIEEVLKADDKAFSDIVL comes from the coding sequence ATGATGGCGAATGTACTCGTGCTCTTCGCGGTCATTTGTGCCACTGGCTTTTGCCTGTTTGCACAGGGCATCCCTGCTCGTCTGCGTggcggagaaacgcgtcgacTGTTGGAGGAAGTTCCGCGTGTTTCAGACGACATGTTCCAGAAGCTGAATGCACTGGGTAAAGTCAGGGGACAGTTCCAGTCTTTCTACGATCCGTACTTGGCGAGCAAGGAAAGTACCGCAAGCAGAGACTTGCCCGCTGACAAGGAGCTGCTGAGAAAAGAGGCTGCGAACTTGAACGAGCACATGAAGCAGCTCCATGTAAATTTGGAGAAAGATGCACAGAAAGTGAGGGAGTTTTTAGAGAAGCTAAAGCGATGCCGGGATGACGGGAGCGCTGAAGCTGCGGGTCGTCAGCACGAGGTGCAACTTGCCATTTGGAAGGTGACCGAGATTGTCCATCAAATCGAGGAAGTTCTAAAGGCGGACGATAAGGCCTTTAGCGACATTGTTTTGTAG